A stretch of Fulvia fulva chromosome 4, complete sequence DNA encodes these proteins:
- a CDS encoding ATP-dependent bile acid permease, producing MAQIILDGARSGQLGLETPARDGICFNNVWDPQDAHFEQCFLPVIAAIPAILAAAILFLHILRLLIPARWRPRWTRPFVEEVLEPQVEVDLVPRRRWTFFSIALCALNTIGLLLQTLAAAAHLVHLQWYDETGRLAPKPEQVHFDIYDGIALLLVLPWLVNLVEVLLYQPRRVPYAILSTTVAFTIVSAILLENLTFNTECSDFFCVQKGLNIASTTVAVLILMLLLLMPSRDPLLPAKDISMPFTAPSSALRSPEEALTVWQFMTVTWLKPLMDIGGKRQLEFEDIWSLPHEFQHRMLHDNFRQLRGTVIKRLLIANGIDLVIVTILGLIEQVAQYGAPVFLQLILSSMEDPESPKRVALTYSAMALCSRLLGAQVSVFSLWFGRRCYERSRGEMITMLYEKTLGRKISFAEPEKKKDEAGARKGTTNGHANGHTNSETKAEAQQTWWSGFFSKQTSSVPENEPASMGKILNLMRNDVYEVAQRFWEFDNLIRKPIAILLSISLVVNYLGWPSLVAVGLVIFAQVMNALLAKALILVEKKRRVATDSKLQLISQFVEAIRHLRWYGWQDHWLSQVLSARQKELTYRIFSGIWVLLIGFVNTLSYDLTPVVAFASYTLIAKKPLTIDLAFPALQLFSMMTSQLKELPGLVIALINAWVAVQRIQDFMAEPDLQQMATAALIGGKLAVEGGSFSWPGANATVLTDISISFPEALTVVCGEVASGKTALLQALLGELDMHKGQLIRPPEPIGYCVQTPWLQSMSVRENILFSAPLEDDRYRAVLDACALTPDLAEFKAGDLSLIGENGIGLSGGQRARVALARAVYSRNKILLLDDPLAALDQQTAEHIVQKLFEGPLLKDRTVVLVTHRTDLVLRVAEQIVKIDAGQASILDKEAAVADLGLAAPYKQEKATVAEDEENAKKLAAAIPDKFIEDEHRAYGGVQAKVYWQYIKAGDLRFWAITIVILVVYRCLALLEAWFLKAWGEAYNTKAKASMFVYSHDVAYHTNDIFGDLPPPEDNIKPWLIGFLVLALGQSFAYIASQGMLLVIVYTAAKNMFRDIMEKVAYATFRFYDVTPVGRLMNRMTSDIGVIDGGISMQFSAISWMLISWISSVVVIASITPSFLVFTVVLAFVFVAVFRRFIPTSQNLRRLEMVSLTPLMSNFGELLNGLATVRAFGAQSRFQDRVISVVDTFQKMDHFYWSAQAWLQYRYDILSGLATFFLFLLAVWTNLSPGLTAFALLSASKFVNVTHGLCRQYGQLQMEFVSVERVVELLHLEQEPKGSIEPPAWWPSFDGDITFKNVVIKYAPHLDPALAGITFTVKGRSKTAIIGRTGSGKSTLALALLATILPDMGHISVDNVDLAEVDKQCLRTRVTFLAQDPVLFPGSMRKNLDPVNEHTDEECELVLRRVCERQGWQLASKVEGGGKNLSQGQRQLVGLARAVLRRSAIIILDEATASIDRETAMQIQQVMHEEMKDSTVITIAHRLEAVRNADYCIVLGKGKIIEQGPAAEMLGEHREEVAQNIDEDEDE from the coding sequence ATGGCGCAGATCATCCTGGACGGTGCGCGATCCGGCCAGCTCGGACTCGAGACACCAGCACGAGATGGTATCTGCTTCAACAATGTCTGGGACCCGCAAGATGCGCACTTCGAGCAGTGCTTCTTACCAGTCATCGCTGCGATTCCAGCGATCCTGGCGGCGGCGATCCTGTTCCTCCACATTCTGAGACTTCTGATACCCGCACGGTGGCGACCTCGCTGGACGAGACCTTTCGTGGAGGAAGTACTCGAGCCGCAGGTCGAGGTTGATCTGGTTCCTAGGAGACGATGGACATTCTTCAGCATCGCCCTGTGTGCGCTTAACACGATTGGACTCTTGCTTCAGACTTTGGCGGCTGCGGCTCATTTAGTCCACCTACAGTGGTACGACGAGACCGGCAGGCTGGCCCCCAAGCCCGAGCAAGTCCATTTTGATATCTATGATGGAATCGCTCTACTCTTGGTCCTACCTTGGTTGGTGAACCTGGTCGAGGTACTGCTTTACCAGCCGAGACGGGTGCCTTATGCGATCTTGTCAACAACTGTGGCTTTCACTATCGTGAGCGCGATACTGCTGGAGAACCTCACCTTCAACACCGAGTGTTCGGACTTCTTCTGCGTGCAGAAGGGACTGAACATTGCGAGCACCACAGTGGCTGTACTGATTCTGATGCTTCTGCTTCTCATGCCGTCTCGAGATCCGCTACTCCCTGCGAAAGATATCAGCATGCCATTCACAGCACCATCATCTGCGTTGCGAAGTCCAGAAGAAGCACTCACGGTCTGGCAATTCATGACCGTGACCTGGCTCAAGCCCTTGATGGACATCGGAGGCAAACGGCAGCTAGAGTTCGAGGATATATGGTCTCTGCCGCATGAATTCCAGCACCGGATGCTACACGACAACTTTCGACAGCTACGAGGGACCGTCATAAAGCGACTGTTGATCGCCAATGGCATTGATCTTGTAATCGTCACCATCCTTGGCCTCATCGAGCAAGTCGCACAGTATGGTGCTCCAGTCTTCCTGCAGCTGATATTAAGCTCGATGGAAGATCCCGAAAGTCCAAAACGGGTGGCGCTTACGTATTCTGCTATGGCTTTGTGCTCACGTCTTCTAGGCGCGCAAGTCTCCGTCTTCAGCTTGTGGTTCGGACGAAGATGTTACGAACGATCGAGAGGTGAGATGATCACGATGCTGTACGAAAAGACACTTGGGCGCAAGATCTCGTTCGCTGAGCCTGAGAAGAAGAAAGACGAAGCAGGTGCAAGGAAGGGAACCACCAACGGCCATGCTAATGGGCATACGAACAGCGAGACGAAGGCCGAGGCACAACAGACGTGGTGGTCTGGCTTCTTCAGCAAGCAGACCAGTTCTGTACCTGAAAATGAGCCAGCTTCGATGGGGAAGATCTTGAACTTGATGCGTAATGATGTGTACGAAGTGGCGCAACGATTTTGGGAGTTCGACAATCTCATTCGCAAGCCAATTGCCATTCTACTGTCAATCTCGCTCGTCGTCAACTACCTCGGCTGGCCGTCTCTGGTGGCTGTCGGTCTCGTCATCTTCGCGCAAGTCATGAACGCGCTTCTTGCCAAAGCTTTGATCCTCGTTGAGAAGAAGCGAAGAGTGGCCACGGACTCGAAGCTTCAGCTCATCTCGCAGTTCGTCGAAGCGATCAGACATCTAAGGTGGTATGGCTGGCAAGACCATTGGCTATCCCAAGTCCTCTCCGCTCGACAGAAGGAACTCACATATCGCATCTTCTCCGGCATCTGGGTATTGCTCATTGGCTTTGTTAACACCTTGTCATACGATCTGACCCCAGTGGTGGCATTCGCTTCATACACCTTAATCGCCAAGAAGCCACTCACGATCGATCTCGCCTTTCCAGCTCTGCAGCTTTTTAGTATGATGACCTCTCAGCTGAAGGAGCTACCTGGTCTTGTCATAGCCCTGATCAATGCATGGGTGGCAGTGCAGCGTATCCAGGACTTCATGGCAGAACCAGATCTGCAGCAGATGGCTACGGCGGCGCTGATCGGAGGCAAGCTCGCGGTCGAGGGGGGATCTTTCTCGTGGCCCGGCGCGAATGCGACTGTCCTCACGGACATTAGCATCTCATTTCCAGAAGCTTTGACCGTGGTCTGTGGTGAAGTAGCATCTGGCAAGACTGCACTTCTGCAGGCCCTACTCGGCGAGCTCGACATGCACAAAGGACAGCTGATCAGACCACCCGAGCCGATCGGGTATTGTGTGCAGACGCCCTGGCTACAAAGTATGAGTGTGCGAGAGAATATACTCTTTTCTGCGCCACTTGAAGATGACAGGTATCGTGCCGTGCTTGATGCATGTGCCTTGACGCCAGACCTGGCAGAGTTCAAGGCTGGAGACTTGTCACTGATCGGAGAGAATGGCATCGGCTTGTCTGGCGGACAAAGAGCTCGAGTGGCACTGGCTCGTGCTGTGTACAGCAGAAACAAGATTCTGCTACTGGACGACCCGCTTGCTGCACTGGACCAACAGACCGCAGAGCACATCGTCCAAAAGCTGTTTGAAGGCCCTCTTCTGAAAGATCGTACGGTAGTCCTGGTGACACATCGGACCGATCTGGTCCTGCGAGTTGCCGAGCAAATAGTCAAGATCGATGCCGGCCAAGCGTCGATACTGGACAAGGAGGCAGCAGTAGCAGACCTCGGTCTAGCAGCACCATATAAGCAAGAAAAAGCAACGGTCGCCGAGGATGAAGAGAATGCCAAGAAACTCGCAGCGGCAATACCAGACAAGTTCATCGAGGACGAACATCGAGCATACGGGGGCGTACAGGCCAAGGTCTACTGGCAGTACATCAAAGCTGGAGATCTGCGCTTCTGGGCCATCACGATTGTCATCCTTGTGGTCTATCGCTGTTTAGCACTACTGGAAGCGTGGTTCCTCAAAGCATGGGGCGAAGCGTACAACACCAAAGCCAAGGCGTCAATGTTTGTCTACTCTCACGATGTGGCCTACCACACGAACGACATCTTCGGCGATCTTCCTCCCCCTGAAGATAATATCAAGCCGTGGCTGATAGGCTTTCTCGTGCTGGCTCTGGGACAGTCGTTCGCTTACATTGCATCTCAAGGCATGCTTTTGGTGATAGTATACACCGCAGCCAAGAACATGTTTCGCGACATAATGGAAAAGGTTGCGTACGCCACGTTCCGCTTCTACGATGTCACGCCAGTCGGCCGACTGATGAATCGCATGACTTCCGACATTGGCGTCATCGATGGTGGCATTAGTATGCAGTTCTCAGCCATTTCATGGATGCTCATAAGCTGGATCTCATCTGTGGTCGTCATTGCATCAATCACGCCGAGCTTCTTGGTCTTCACAGTTGTGCTGGCATTTGTGTTCGTTGCGGTCTTCAGACGCTTCATACCAACATCGCAGAATCTGCGCCGCCTAGAGATGGTCTCGCTGACGCCACTTATGTCTAACTTCGGTGAGCTTCTCAACGGGTTGGCTACAGTCAGAGCTTTCGGTGCACAATCTCGCTTCCAAGATCGTGTCATCAGTGTTGTCGACACCTTTCAGAAGATGGACCACTTCTACTGGAGCGCGCAAGCGTGGCTACAATACAGATACGATATTCTGTCTGGACTTGCGACTTTCTTCCTCTTTCTCCTGGCGGTGTGGACCAATCTTTCACCAGGACTGACAGCTTTTGCTCTGCTTTCGGCGTCAAAATTTGTAAACGTGACACACGGCCTGTGTCGACAGTATGGTCAGCTCCAGATGGAATTTGTCTCAGTTGAGCGAGTGGTCGAGCTGCTACACTTGGAACAAGAACCGAAAGGGTCGATCGAACCTCCTGCATGGTGGCCATCGTTTGACGGAGACATTACATTCAAGAATGTGGTCATCAAGTATGCACCACATCTCGACCCAGCTCTGGCAGGCATCACGTTCACCGTCAAGGGAAGATCAAAGACGGCGATCATCGGTCGTACTGGGTCTGGTAAAAGTACTTTGGCACTCGCCTTGCTTGCAACCATTCTGCCCGACATGGGCCATATTTCTGTCGACAACGTGGACCTCGCTGAGGTAGACAAGCAGTGTCTGCGAACACGAGTCACTTTCCTCGCCCAAGATCCTGTTCTTTTCCCTGGCTCGATGCGAAAGAATCTGGACCCTGTAAACGAACACACTGATGAGGAATGCGAGCTTGTGCTGAGACGAGTGTGTGAGAGGCAAGGGTGGCAGCTTGCCAGTAAAGTAGAAGGAGGTGGCAAGAACCTCAGCCAAGGTCAAAGACAACTTGTCGGCCTGGCCAGAGCTGTGCTACGACGAAGTGCCATCATCATCCTCGACGAAGCTACAGCTTCTATTGATCGTGAGACTGCAATGCAAATTCAGCAGGTCATGCATGAGGAGATGAAGGACAGTACCGTGATTACCATTGCGCACCGACTGGAGGCTGTTCGCAACGCGGATTACTGCATTGTGTTAGGGAAAGGCAAGATCATTGAGCAAGGTCCAGCTGCAGAGATGCTGGGAGAGCACCGAGAAGAGGTCGCACAAAACATAGACGAGGACGAAGACGAATAG
- a CDS encoding NAD-dependent malic enzyme, mitochondrial, with protein MSNGKFEHVPLSTSGPQECALIGKALLTTPYLNKASAFSEDERKQFDLGGLLPSRVNTLEEQVRRAYDQYQTHKTPLGKNTFMTSMKEHNEVLYYRLIQDHLKEMFPIIYTPTEGDAIADYSRLFRRPEGCFLDITKPENIEQALDRWGGPDDIDVIVASDGEQILGIGGQGVGAVLISIAKLVIYTLCAGVHPYRTLPVVLDVGTDNQELLNDDLYLGVQRPRARGEEYDAFIDKFVQACRKRYPKAYIHFEDFGLANARRILDKYTPQIACFNDDVQGTGCVTLAAIYAAAHVAKLKISELRFVMFGSGSAGTGIADQILDAISVESGKSKEEAVKQIYCVDKPGVLLQSFKDDLTPAQHPYAKADEEWKDSDHKSLLDVVKKVKPHVLIGTSTKPKAFTKDVVQEMAKHVDRPIIFPLSNPTRFHEADPKDLFEWTDGKVLTATGSPFPPVETKDGRKREIAECNNSTTFPGIGLGVILSRSKLLTKEMLVAAVKALAAQAPALKDPDAGLLPDIENVREISIKIAAGVIKQAVKDGLNQEKNIPEGEEDLEEWIREQMWVPEYRALKKVDRENASAVARGESGSKGVGKVDA; from the coding sequence ATGAGCAACGGCAAGTTCGAGCATGTCCCGCTCTCAACATCTGGACCCCAAGAATGTGCTCTGATCGGAAAGGCTTTGTTGACTACACCATATCTGAACAAAGCATCGGCTTTCTCGGAAGATGAGCGCAAGCAATTCGACCTGGGAGGTCTGCTACCTTCTCGGGTCAACACTCTCGAGGAGCAGGTGAGACGTGCATACGATCAATACCAGACTCACAAGACACCGCTCGGCAAGAACACATTCATGACCAGCATGAAAGAGCACAATGAAGTGCTGTACTATCGACTCATCCAGGATCATCTGAAGGAGATGTTTCCTATCATATACACTCCCACCGAAGGCGATGCAATTGCGGACTACAGCAGACTATTCAGACGACCCGAAGGTTGCTTCCTGGATATCACGAAGCCGGAGAACATCGAGCAGGCGCTTGATAGGTGGGGTGGGCCGGATGATATTGATGTGATCGTCGCTAGCGACGGCGAGCAGATCCTGGGTATCGGTGGTCAGGGGGTGGGAGCCGTCTTGATAAGTATTGCAAAGCTTGTAATCTACACGCTGTGCGCCGGTGTACATCCCTACCGCACACTGCCGGTGGTCCTTGACGTCGGAACCGACAATCAAGAGCTTCTCAACGACGATCTATACCTTGGAGTTCAGCGACCACGAGCTCGCGGCGAAGAGTACGATGCCTTTATTGATAAGTTTGTGCAGGCCTGCCGGAAACGATACCCAAAGGCGTACATTCATTTCGAAGACTTTGGTCTTGCGAATGCGAGGCGGATTCTGGACAAGTACACACCACAAATCGCCTGCTTCAACGACGATGTCCAAGGCACTGGCTGCGTAACTTTGGCCGCCATATACGCCGCTGCACATGTCGCCAAGCTGAAGATCAGCGAGCTGCGTTTCGTCATGTTTGGCTCTGGATCTGCTGGCACGGGTATCGCAGACCAAATCCTCGATGCAATCTCCGTTGAGAGCGGCAAGTCGAAAGAAGAAGCCGTAAAGCAGATCTACTGCGTCGACAAGCCTGGCGTCCTCCTCCAAAGCTTCAAAGACGATCTCACTCCAGCCCAGCACCCTTACGCCAAAGCCGACGAGGAGTGGAAAGATTCCGATCACAAGTCCCTCCTCGACGTTGTCAAGAAGGTAAAACCACACGTTCTGATTGGAACCAGCACCAAGCCCAAAGCCTTCACAAAGGATGTCGTTCAAGAAATGGCCAAGCACGTCGACCGACCCATCATATTTCCACTCTCAAACCCCACCCGCTTCCACGAGGCCGATCCCAAAGACCTCTTCGAATGGACCGATGGTAAAGTCCTGACGGCTACCGGCTCCCCCTTCCCACCCGTTGAAACCAAAGACGGCCGCAAGCGAGAGATTGCCGAATGTAACAACTCCACGACTTTCCCTGGTATAGGCCTCGGTGTCATCCTCTCACGCTCAAAGCTTTTGACGAAAGAGATGCTTGTCGCAGCCGTCAAGGCTTTAGCAGCACAGGCACCTGCCCTCAAGGACCCTGATGCAGGGCTGCTGCCCGATATTGAGAATGTCAGGGAGATTAGCATCAAGATCGCAGCTGGGGTTATCAAGCAGGCTGTCAAGGACGGTTTGAATCAGGAGAAGAATATACCGGAGGGCGAGGAGGATCTGGAGGAGTGGATCCGAGAGCAGATGTGGGTGCCCGAGTATCGTGCGTTGAAGAAGGTGGATAGGGAGAATGCTAGTGCGGTCGCGAGGGGTGAGAGCGGAAGCAAGGGTGTCGGGAAAGTTGATGCTTAG
- a CDS encoding Ecp20-3 produces the protein MLASSLLTLAAATLATALPAGVEPAAAPGQFEVTNFVFGCTVGCDWYLDIAVHPDIAGTHPSVPNGVHCEGNLDDNKSFKECAHVSNGSKLYAFISKDDNLLQLRYEVTDVATSTVYNYYGEKAVYAATSDYADLQTPEFNVTEISGTKSKSA, from the coding sequence ATGCTCGCCTCAAGCCTCCTCACCCTCGCGGCCGCGACTCTCGCCACCGCCCTCCCAGCCGGCGTCGAGCCAGCAGCAGCACCCGGCCAATTCGAAGTCACCAACTTCGTCTTCGGCTGCACCGTCGGCTGCGACTGGTACCTCGACATCGCCGTGCACCCAGACATTGCCGGCACCCACCCAAGCGTACCGAACGGCGTGCACTGCGAGGGCAACCTCGACGACAACAAGTCCTTCAAGGAGTGCGCACACGTCAGCAACGGCTCGAAACTCTACGCTTTCATTAGCAAGGACGACAACCTCCTCCAGCTCCGATATGAGGTTACCGATGTGGCTACCTCGACTGTCTACAACTACTACGGCGAGAAGGCTGTTTACGCTGCCACGAGCGATTACGCGGACCTCCAGACACCCGAGTTCAATGTTACGGAGATTTCGGGAACCAAGAGCAAGAGTGCTTGA
- a CDS encoding MFS-type transporter 1: MATQTTIELQPMGREEQIAKTILPEIAESSERTLDSGPPSSSPPSTLDHEPPTPKLATSRAWIVITQLCGINFISSFSNGLLTIGLPEISRDLMIPSQLSLWPNSVFYLTAGSCLLLAGSIVDVIGPRRVNLPGALILGVFILACGLSRNAIDLVMFRALQGIANAMIMPRAVSIIFLAMPLGFAFGLVLGGVFQNGTGWGVGFYAGGATGLLFFLVSIWALSADLRLVSMEEVMKRLGTEIDWVGAGMASTALALFSYVLAHKILSADTSRIEDSETIGLLIFSISLLIGFPLWMQLQQKRGRPPLIPNHIWNNWSFTSVCLMILLANAVVNCMELFCSLFFQEVQLLSAIEASIRVLPQILVGTSLNFLTGVSVNTVPIMPAVVISSFCAFWAQILAPLAVDILFTVGTLVVSSAFPQRTQAMAGAVFSTFSQIGSSIGFCVTQVVSSSVTAESSFENKSSPQALMKGYRATFWTLFAWMIATCVIAGVGLRKVGKVGVQRD, from the exons ATGGCAACCCAAACAACCATCGAACTCCAGCCCATGGGCCGAGAAGAACAAATAGCAAAGACGATACTCCCAGAAATTGCAGAATCATCAGAACGAACACTCGACTCCGGCCCACCAAGCTCAAGCCCACCCTCCACTCTCGACCACGAACCTCCCACCCCAAAACTCGCAACCTCCCGCGCCTGGATCGTAATAACGCAACTCTGCGGCATAAACTTCATCTCCTCCTTCAGCAACGGGCTCCTCACAATCGGCCTGCCCGAGATATCCCGTGACCTCATGATCCCCTCGCAACTCTCACTCTGGCCCAACTCCGTCTTCTACCTCACAGCAGGCTCATGTCTTCTGCTCGCTGGCTCGATTGTCGATGTGATTGGCCCCAGGCGTGTCAATCTGCCCGGTGCTTTGATCTTGGGAGTGTTCATTCTGGCATGTGGACTTTCGAGGAACGCGATCGATCTGGTCATGTTCAGAGCGTTGCAGGGAATCGCGAATGCGATGATCATGCCACGTGCGGTGAGTATT ATCTTTTTGGCGATGCCGTTGGGATTTGCGTTTGGTCTGGTGCTTGGTGGTGTGTTTCAGAATGGAACTGGCTGGGGGGTCGGCTTCTACGCTGGTGGTGCGACTGGGTTGTTGTTCTTCTTGGTCAGTATCTGGGCACTTTCTGCAGACCTAAGGCTTGTGTCCATGGAAGAAGTCATGAAGAGGCTCGGGACGGAGATTGACTGGGTGGGAGCTGGCATGGCGAGCACTGCTCTTGCTTTATTCTCATACGTTCTTGC CCATAAGATACTTTCCGCCGACACGAGTCGCATCGAGGACTCCGAAACCATTGGCCTGCTGATCTTCAGCATTTCGCTCTTGATCGGGTTCCCGCTCTGGATGCAGTTACAGCAGAAACGTGGCCGGCCCCCGTTGATCCCGAATCACATCTGGAACAATTGGTCCTTCACCAGCGTCTGCTTGATGATACTCCTAGCAAATGCGGTAGTGAACTGCATGGAGCTCTTCTGCAGTTTGTT CTTCCAAGAAGTACAGCTTCTTTCAGCGATCGAAGCCTCGATTCGGGTCCTGCCACAGATCTTAGTGGGCACATCTCTTAACTTCCTGACTGGCGTCTCCGTCAACACAGTTCCAATCATGCCGGCAGTCGTGATCTCAAGT TTTTGTGCCTTCTGGGCTCAAATTCTGGCTCCTTTAGCTGTGGACATTCTGTTCACTGTTGGCACTCTTGTGGTATCATCGGCATTTCCTCAACGGACTCAAGCTATGGCGGGTGCGGTGTTCAGCACATTCTCGCAAATCGGATCATCGATCGGGTTTTGCGTGACGCAGGTTGTCTCCAGCTCGGTAACAGCCGAGTCGAGCTTTGAGAACAAGAGTTCGCCGCAGGCGCTGATGAAGGGCTATCGTGCTACGTTCTGGACGCTTTTTGCCTGGATGATTGCGACTTGCGTCATTGCAGGCGTCGGCTTGAGAAAGGTTGGCAAGGTCGGGGTGCAAAGAGACTGA